Genomic segment of Ralstonia pickettii:
CGGCCGGCTTGAGCAGCGTGCCGTTCGGATAGACCTCGAGCTTGAGCCCGCCATTGGTGGCGCTGCTGACAGCGCTGGCAAAGGCCTGCAGGTTTTGCGTATGGAAATTGACGGCCGGATACGGCGTGGCCACTCGGAGCGTTTCCGCGCTGGCTTGCGCGGCGGAAATCAACGACAGCGCGCTGGCTGCGAGAACACAAAAAAAGCGGCGTCCTGACATGGAACGGCCGCTCGTCATCTGGCTGCTCATGAATCCCCCCGGAGAAAGAGCACGATGCGAGGTCGACACGACTGCATGCCCTTGTCTCCCGGGCAGCGATCGCGCTGGGTGGCGTCCGCCGGCTGAGAACTGCCGGCGTGGCGCACACCGCACGCGACGCATTAAACACGATTAGTGGAGCATCAGGAAGTACAAGAGCACGATATTGGCTGCAAGCAACAGTAGCGCGGTCGGGACTTGTGCTTTGATCACAGCGTTCTTATCGGACAACTCCAGCAGCGCAGCCGGCACGATATTGAAGTTCGCCGCCATCGGCGTCATGAGCGTTCCGCAGTAGCCGGAGAACATGCCGATCGCCGCCATCACCGCCGGGTTGGCATGGAACACGCCCACCAGAATTGGCACGCCCACGCCGCCCGTCATGACCGGGAAGGCTGCAAAGCCGTTACCCATGATGACGGTGAACAATGCCATGCCCACGCAATAGACCACCACCGCGACCAGGCGATAGTCCATGTTGATGTAGGCGGTGGTCAGGTGCGCCACGGCCTTGCCCACGCCGGCATCGGCGAAGACCAGGCCGAGCATGGCCAGCATCTGCGGCAGTACCAGCGCCCAGCCGAGCGACTCCGTCAGCCGACGCGACTCACGCATGGCCTGCACCGGCGTGTCACGCGTCAACCAGCACGCCAGCGCGAGCGAGATGATGCAGCCCAGGCCCAGCGAGACAAAGGTCTGGTTCTTCGGATCGAGCAGCAGGTCGCCACCGATCTTTACGTCTTTCAGGAACACGCTGCCGATGACGGTGACCAGCGGAATGGTCAGCGCCGGAATGAACAAGCGGTTACCCAGGCGCTTGGCGGATGCGCGGCGCTCTTCCGCCGGCAGTTCACCGTGCTTGCCCAGCGTCACGCCGCCCGTGCCGGCCAGCAGTGCCATCACCACGGCACCCACGCCCACCACGATCGGCGGGAGCTTGTCGCCAACGAGGAAGATGACGGCGAAGATCGCCCAGAACAGGCCCGTGGTCCAGCGACGGGGGTGGTTCTTGTCGGCAAAGGTCATCAGCGCGGTGATCGTCAGGATGATCCCGGCCAGCCAGTACAGATAGTTGATCGACAGAATCATGGCTTACCCCTGCTTGGCCGCAGCCGCGTTGGTGTTAGCGGAGGCACCCATTTCACGGGCAAGCCAGCCGTCCAGGCGCTTGAGGCGCACCGAGTGGATCAGGAACGCGCAGACCGCCGTCGGGATGCCCCACACCGCAATGTGCAGCGGTTCCACGTCGATGCCCGAGCCGAGCAGGAACGTGTGCATCAGCGCGATGGCGCCGAAGGCCACGAAGATGTCTTCGCCGAAGAACAGGCCGACGTTGTCGGTAGCGGCACAGAAGGCCAGCAGGCGTTCGCGCACCGGCGCCGGCAGCTTGCCGAAACGGTTTTCGGCGGCGCCTTCGGCCATCGGGGCCAGCAGCGGGCGCACCATCTGCGGATGACCGCCGAGGCTCGTCAGACCGGCAGCCGCCGTCAGCTCGCGCACGGCGAGGTAGACGATCAGCAGGCGGCCAACCGTGGCCGATTGGATGCGCGAGATCCAGTTCTGCGCGTGTTCACGCAAGCCGTGCCGCTCGAGCAGACCCACCACCGCCAGCGGCAGCAGGATGATCAGCGGCAACGTCCGCGTCTTGATGATGCCCGTCCCGATCGCCGTCAGGATCTGCTCGATGGACATCGATGCCGCAAAACCGGTGGCGATGGCGGCCACGGCCACCACCAGCATCGGATTGAATCGCAGGATGAACCCCGCGATGATGACGACCACCCCGATCAGCGGCCATAGATTCACTGCCGTACCCATGTGGTGCTTCCCCCCAAGTTGATAAAAAGCCCCGCTGGAAGGACGGGGCCGTGGCTCAGGCGCCGGCGCGAACAGCGATGCCTTCGCTGCCAAGCCGTTCCCGAATGCGTCGCGCGAACGCCAGCGCATGCGCGCCGTCGCCGTGCAGACAAACCGTTTCCGCGCGGATCGGAACCCACGTGCCGTCGATGGCCTTCACGCGCTGCTCGCGCACCATCGTCAGCGTCTGGTCCAGCGCGGCATCTTCGCTGTCGATCAGGGCGCCCGGCGTACCGCGTTTGACGAGCGAGCCGTCCGCGTTGTATCCGCGATCGGCAAACACCTCTTCCTTGGCCTTCAGGCCGAGTTCACGTGCAGCCTTGACCAGCTCACCGCCCGCCAGGCCAAACACCACCAACGACGGATCGAAATCGCGAATCGCCCGCACGATGGCGACGGCCAGAGGCCGGTCACGCGACGCCTGGTTGTATAGCGCGCCGTGCGCCTTCACGTGGGCCAGCCTGCCGCCCTGCGCCCGCACGATGGCTGACAGCCCACCAATCTGGAACAGCACGCCCGCGTAGATTTCGTCGGGCGGCAGATGCATTTCAGTGCGGCCGAAGTTTTCGCGATCGGGAAAGCTCGGATGCGCGCCGATCGACACGCCCTGGCGCAGCGCCCAGCCCACGGTCTGGCGCATCGTATTGACGTCGCCGGCGTGCCAGCCGCACGCGATGTTGGCGGAACTCACCAGGGCGAGCAGCGCCTCGTCGGTATCGCAGCCTTCGCCGAGGTCGGCATTCAGATCAATTGCAGTCATGATGTTGTCTTCCGGTGCATCAGGCATTCAGTCGCGTCTTGGCGGTGCGATGCGCGCTCGACAGAATGCCTTGGCGCTGCCAATCCAGCGCGGTTTCGATTTGCTGCAGATACCGTGCCACGTCGGCACGGGCGGCTTCGGCCTCTTCCAGCGTCACACGCTCGAAGCGCACGCGCGTGCCGAGCGGAATCTGCGCCAGGCGCCATTGGTCGGCCAGGATGACGGAGCCGATCTTCGGATAGCCACCGGTGGTTTGTGCATCGGCCATCAACACGATGGGCTGGCCCGATGGCGGCACCTGGATCACGCCCGGCACCACGCCATGCGAGAGCAGATCGCCGCTGCGCTGCTTCTTGCGCTTGAGTTCCGGCCCCTGCAGGCGAAAACCCATGCGGTTGCTGTTGGGGGTGAGCGTCCAGTCGGATTCCCAGAATGCGGCTTGCGCATCGGCAACGAAATCGTCGTATTCAGGACCGGGCAGCACGCGCATGACAGGCGTGTCCTTCTGCGCGCGGTCGAACGTCCAGCGGGCGGCCTTTACGGCAACGGTATCGCCGCTGATGTCAGGGGCGTACGTTGTGTCGGCAGGCAGCACGGGCAGCCTGTCGCCATCCTTCAGCGGGCGCCCTTCGAAACCGCCAAAGCCGGCCTTCAAATCAGTGCTGCGCGAGCCCATCATCTCGGGCACGTCGATGCCGCCGGCCACGCACAGATACGCGCGCACGCCGCCCTGCGCCACCCGCAAGGTCAGCATCTGCCCGCGTTGCACAGGGATGGCGCGCCACGCATGCACCGGTGCGCCGTCGAGCGTGGCGCGGCAATCGGCGCCCGTCAGCGCGATCAGGCCATTGGCGTGGAAGCGCAGCGTGGCGTTGCCCAGCGTGAATTCGATGCCCGCGGCATCGCTGCGGTTGCCGACCAAGCGGTTGCCCACATACAGCGACAGCGGATCCAGCGCGCCCGACGTGCACACGCCAAAGCGGCGATAGCCCGTGCGGCCCAGGTCTTGCACCGAGGCCAGCACGCCGGCCCGCACGATCTCGATCATGGGTTGGGGTTTCGAACTCATGAGCGCACCTTCGAGGCAACAAAGCGGATGCGGTCTCCAGGCGAGAGCAGCGTGGGGGGATTGCGCTGCGGCATGAAGAGCGCCGCGTCTGTGCGGCCGAGCAATTGCCAACCGCCGGGGGATGCGGCCGGATAGATGCCGGTCTGCTCGCCGCCGATGCCGACCGAACCGGCCGGCACGGCCATGCGCGGCTCGGCGCGGCGCGGCGTGGCAAGCGACTTGTCGAGCCCGCCCATGTAGGCAAAGCCCGGCTGGAAACCCAGGAAATAGACGATGTATTCGGGTGCGGTGTGGCGGCGCACGACTTCGGCCGTGCTCAGGCCGGTGTGCTTGGCGACTTCGCGCAGGTCGGGACCTTCGTCACCGCCATAGGCGACTTCGATGTCGACGAGTTTGCCGTCGGCCACCAGCGCCTGGCTTTCTTCCCAGGCTTCGCGCAGCTGCGTGGTCAGTCGCTGCGCATCGGCCAGTGGACCGAACACGAGCGTGAGGTTGTTCATGCCGGGCACCACGTCGACCACGCCCAGCCAGTTGGACGCGCGCGAGGCCATGGCCCAGATACGCTGCTGGCAATTCAGGGTGGCCGGTGGCGGCACTTCGCACAACAGCGCCAGTTCGCCCAGCCGGTGAATCGTGCACTGCAACTTAACCCCCGTCTCGTGTGGGCCGTTGGCGGAAAGATCCC
This window contains:
- a CDS encoding 5-oxoprolinase subunit C family protein, translating into MSSKPQPMIEIVRAGVLASVQDLGRTGYRRFGVCTSGALDPLSLYVGNRLVGNRSDAAGIEFTLGNATLRFHANGLIALTGADCRATLDGAPVHAWRAIPVQRGQMLTLRVAQGGVRAYLCVAGGIDVPEMMGSRSTDLKAGFGGFEGRPLKDGDRLPVLPADTTYAPDISGDTVAVKAARWTFDRAQKDTPVMRVLPGPEYDDFVADAQAAFWESDWTLTPNSNRMGFRLQGPELKRKKQRSGDLLSHGVVPGVIQVPPSGQPIVLMADAQTTGGYPKIGSVILADQWRLAQIPLGTRVRFERVTLEEAEAARADVARYLQQIETALDWQRQGILSSAHRTAKTRLNA
- the pxpA gene encoding 5-oxoprolinase subunit PxpA, with protein sequence MTAIDLNADLGEGCDTDEALLALVSSANIACGWHAGDVNTMRQTVGWALRQGVSIGAHPSFPDRENFGRTEMHLPPDEIYAGVLFQIGGLSAIVRAQGGRLAHVKAHGALYNQASRDRPLAVAIVRAIRDFDPSLVVFGLAGGELVKAARELGLKAKEEVFADRGYNADGSLVKRGTPGALIDSEDAALDQTLTMVREQRVKAIDGTWVPIRAETVCLHGDGAHALAFARRIRERLGSEGIAVRAGA
- a CDS encoding DUF979 domain-containing protein, coding for MILSINYLYWLAGIILTITALMTFADKNHPRRWTTGLFWAIFAVIFLVGDKLPPIVVGVGAVVMALLAGTGGVTLGKHGELPAEERRASAKRLGNRLFIPALTIPLVTVIGSVFLKDVKIGGDLLLDPKNQTFVSLGLGCIISLALACWLTRDTPVQAMRESRRLTESLGWALVLPQMLAMLGLVFADAGVGKAVAHLTTAYINMDYRLVAVVVYCVGMALFTVIMGNGFAAFPVMTGGVGVPILVGVFHANPAVMAAIGMFSGYCGTLMTPMAANFNIVPAALLELSDKNAVIKAQVPTALLLLAANIVLLYFLMLH
- the pxpB gene encoding 5-oxoprolinase subunit PxpB, whose amino-acid sequence is MQCTIHRLGELALLCEVPPPATLNCQQRIWAMASRASNWLGVVDVVPGMNNLTLVFGPLADAQRLTTQLREAWEESQALVADGKLVDIEVAYGGDEGPDLREVAKHTGLSTAEVVRRHTAPEYIVYFLGFQPGFAYMGGLDKSLATPRRAEPRMAVPAGSVGIGGEQTGIYPAASPGGWQLLGRTDAALFMPQRNPPTLLSPGDRIRFVASKVRS
- a CDS encoding DUF969 domain-containing protein; protein product: MGTAVNLWPLIGVVVIIAGFILRFNPMLVVAVAAIATGFAASMSIEQILTAIGTGIIKTRTLPLIILLPLAVVGLLERHGLREHAQNWISRIQSATVGRLLIVYLAVRELTAAAGLTSLGGHPQMVRPLLAPMAEGAAENRFGKLPAPVRERLLAFCAATDNVGLFFGEDIFVAFGAIALMHTFLLGSGIDVEPLHIAVWGIPTAVCAFLIHSVRLKRLDGWLAREMGASANTNAAAAKQG